In Phocoena phocoena chromosome 8, mPhoPho1.1, whole genome shotgun sequence, the following are encoded in one genomic region:
- the THYN1 gene encoding thymocyte nuclear protein 1, whose product MPRARKRPAGAARPDKKGPGGKRTKTENPGEASAKVENSSLQETSASRDCGKNLSSYWLMKSEPESRLEKGVDVKFSIEDLRAQPKQTACWDGVRNYQARNFLRAMKLEEEAFFYHSNCREPGIAGLMKIVKEAYPDHTQFEKNNPHYDPSSKEDNPKWSMVDVQFVRMMKRFIPLAELKTHHQAHRATGGPLKNMALFTRQRLSVQPLTREEFDFILSLEEKEPS is encoded by the exons ATGCCGCGAGCCCGGAAGAGGCCGGCGGGGGCCGCGAGGCCAG ACAAGAAGGGGCCAGGAGGAAAACGTACCAAAACTGAGAACCCAGGGGAGGCATCAGCTAAGGTGGAGAACTCCAGCCTCCAGGAGACTTCAGCCTCTAGAGACTGTGGGAAGAACCTAAGCAGCTACTGGCTGATGAAGTCAGAGCCAGAAAGCCGACTGGAGAAAGGGGTAGATGTGAAG TTCAGCATTGAGGATCTCAGAGCACAGCCCAAGCAGACAGCATGCTGGGATGGTGTTCGCAACTACCAG GCCCGGAACTTCCTGAGAGCcatgaagctggaggaagaagCCTTCTTCTACCACAGCAACTGCAGAGAGCCAGGCATTGCGGGGCTTATGAAG ATTGTGAAGGAGGCATACCCAGACCACACACAGTTTGAGAAAAACAATCCCCATTATGATCCATCCAGCAAAGAAGACAACCCCAAATGGTCCATG GTGGACGTACAGTTTGTTCGGATGATGAAGCGTTTCATCCCACTGGCTGAGCTCAAAACCCACCACCAAGCGCACAGAGCCACTGGCGGTCCCTTAAAAAACATGGCTCTCTTCACCCGCCAGAGACTCTCAGTCCAGCCCCTGACCCGAG AggagtttgattttattttgagcCTGGAGGAAAAGGAACCGAGTTAA